CGCCGGACGCCACGCGCGTGGAAGCGCTGAAGCTGCAGGCATACAGCTATTGCCTGACCCAATACACGCAGCTGTGCCAGGACGGCTTCGTGCGTATCCTGCGCATCGAGCCTGCTTTCCAGCTGCCCTCCACGGAAGCGGGCCATCCGATGTGGGGTCCCGTATTCCGGCACGCGCAGGAAATCGTACGCGGGGGCGCGGCATGAAGCGGGCCGGATCGATCCTGCGTGTCCTGGCCGCCGCGGGCCTGCTCGGCACGGTGACGCTGGCCGGGTGTTCGTCGACCGCGCGGCAGGTCCCCATCCCTTACGCCATCGTCCTGACGGCGGATCCGCGCGTCAATCCCGATGTGAACCAGCGCCCCTCGCCCATACAGGTCACCGTCTACGAATTGAAATCGCCCGGCACGTTCGAGTCGCGCGATTACTTCTCGCTGCAGGGCGATCCACAGGCCGCGCTGGGCAAGGACCTGCTGAATACCGACCAGGTCATCGTCAGGCCCGGCGAAACGCAGACGCTGGAGCGCCCTGGCAGCCCCGACGCGCGCGTGGTGGGCATCGTGGCCGGCTACCGCGATCTGGAACACAGCCAGTGGCGCCTGGTGATCCCCCTGCCGGAGGCGCAGAACACCAATATCTACAAGGTCTGGCAGTTCTCTCCCAACGAAGAAAAGATCCAGATCGCCGTGGGCACCAAAGGCCTGTCGGAGACCGAGCGCGACCGATCCTGGTGGCCCTTCTGAGCGATAACCCTGAATCCTACGTCATGGCACAGCGGAACAAAGTCATCTGGTCCGAGGGGATGTTCCTGCGTCCCCAGCACTTCCAGCAGTTCGAGCGCTATCTCGAGCATGCGATACAGCAACGCGCGTCCGCGGGGCAGGCCTTCTTCTGGGGCTATTCCCATCTGGCCGTGGACCGCGACGCGCTGGCGCTGGGCAAGATCGCGCTGAGCGAAGCGCGCGGCGTGCTGCCGGACGGCACGCCCTTCGAGTTCTGGCAGGCCGACGAAGCGCCCCCCGCGCTGGACGTGCCGCCCGGCACCGCCGACACGCGCGTGATGCTGGCCCTGCCGCGCCGGCGCGCGGGCGCCGGCGACATCGCCTACGAGGATACGCAGGCCACGCTGGCCCGCTACCTGGTGGAAGAGACCGAAGTCGAGGACAGCGGCAGCCTGGGCCTGGAGCCGGCCCTGGTGCAGGTCGGCAGGCTGCGCCTGCGGCTGATGCTGGAAAGCGAACTGACGGATGAATGGCTGGGCCTGGGCGTGGCGCGCGTGCTGGAACGGCGGGCCGACAACCGCGTGGTGCTGGACGACCGCTATATCCCCCCCTGGCTGGCCTGCGGCACGCAGGCGGCGCTGCGCGGCTACGTGCAGGAGCTCTACGGACTGCTGGACGCCCGCAGCGAAGCGCTGGCCCGGCGCGTGGCCGAACCCGGACGCGGCGGCGTGGCGGAGGTCTCGGATTTCATGCTGCTGGAAGCAGTCAACCGCTATCTGGGCGCGCTGTGGCACGCGCGCCAGGTGGAAAGCCTGCATCCGGAGCGACTGTTCCACGACTGGCTGATGCTGGCCTGCGATCTGGCCACCTATACGTCGCCCACGCGTCGGCCCGAAGTCCTGCCCGACTATGCGCACGACGATCTGCAAGCCACCTTCCTGCCGTTGATGGAAGAACTGCGCCGCTCGCTGTCGGCCGTGCTGGAACAACGCGCCTTGCGCATCCCGTTGCACGACCGCGGCCAGGGCGTGAGCGTGGCCCAGGTCCCGGACCTGAACCTGCTGCGCAGCGCGGGCTTCGTCCTGGCCGTGCGCGCCGACATGCCCGCGGATACGGTGCGCACCCGCTTTCCCTCGCAGGTCAAGATCGGCCCGGTGGAAAAAATCCGCGACCTCGTCCACCTGCAACTGCCCGGCGTGACCGTGCGCGCGCTGCCGGTGGCGCCGCGGCAGATCCCGTATAGCGCCGGCCACGTGTACTTCGAACTCGACAAGAGCGGCGACTTCTGGAAACAGCTGGAGCGTACCGGCGCGCTGGCGCTGCACCTGGCCGGCGACTTCCCCGGCCTGGCGATGGAATTCTGGGCCTTGCGCGACTGAGCCGGCCCCTGGAGAGAACGCAATGCATGCATCGGACAGCGCCCTGCCCAGCCCGCCGGGCGGTATCGGCGATATGGGCGACATGGGCGCCGCGGCATCCAGCCGCCTGCGGCCGCACGAATACGTGATCAGCGGTTCCAATCCGCTGGTGGCGGCCGCCAATCCCCTGCTGGACCTGATCCCGCAGATCCGCGCCACCGCCAGCCATCCGTCGCCGGCCATGCTGCGCGAGCACCTGCTCGACGAGGTACGGCAGTTCGAATTGCGGGCGCAGCAGGCCGGCATCCCCAACGAAACCATCCTGGGCGCGCGCTACTGCCTGTGCACCGCGCTGGACGAGGCCGCGGCGCTGACGCCATGGGGCGGCAATGGGGTGTGGTCGGCGCACAGCCTGCTGGTCACCTTCCACAACGAGACCTGGGGCGGCGAAAAATTCTTCCAGCTGCTGAGCCGGCTGTCGCAGAATCCCAGCCAGCACCTGGACCTGCTGGAACTGCTTTATTACTGCCTGCTGCTGGGCTTCGAAGGCCGCTACCGGGTGGTGGACAACGGCCGCTCGCAACTGGAGACCCTGCGCCAGCGCCTGCTGCGCATCCTGCGCTCGGCGCGCGGCGAGTATCCGCGCGAGCTCTCGCCCCACTGGCGCGACGCCCCGGCCCAGGCGCAACTGCGCCGCCTGCCCGTCCCGCTATGGGCGTATGGCGCGCTGGCGGCGGTCCTGGCGTTGCTGCTGTATCTGGGGCTGAGCTGGCGCCTGGGCGGCCAGTCCGACCAGGTTTTCGCCGCCGTGAACGCGCTGAAGGCGCCCACCGTGCAGATCGCCGCGCCGCCCGCGCCGCGTCCCGCCCCCGCCCCCCGCCTGGCGGTCTTCCTGGCGCCCGAAATCCGCGACGGCCTGGTCACCGTGCAGGACCAGGTCGACCGCAGCGTGGTGGTGCTGCGCGGCGATGGCGCCTTCGAATCGGGCGCGGCGGAAGTGCGCGGCTCGTACATGACGGTGCTGTCGCGCGTGGCGGATGCGCTGCGCGAGACGCACGGCGTCATTCTCGTGCGCGGCTACACGGACAACCAGCCCATGCGCAGCGCGCGCTACCCGTCCAACTGGCATCTGTCGCAGGCGCGCGCCGATACGGTCAAGGCCATCCTGGAACAGCGCCTGGGCCAGCCGGGCCGGGTACGCGCGGAAGGCCGCGGCGACGCCGATCCCATGGCGCCCAACGACACGCCCGCCGGCCGCGCCTTGAACCGCCGCGTCGAAATCACCCTGATGATCCCGCCCGTTCCGCGCGAAACCACCCTAGAGGGTGCGCAACCATGATCGCTACGTTGTTCTATCGCTGCTTCGGCTTCCTGTTCAGCCGCGGCCTGTGGAATTTCCTGGGCGTCGTTGCCCTGTCCATCCTGGTCTGGATCGTCGGTCCGCTGCTGGCGATCGGCGCCACGCGGCCGCTCGAAAGCGAGACCGTGCGCATCGTCGTGATCGTCGCGCTGTTCGGCATCTGGCTGTTGCGGCTGCTGTGGCGCAAGTGGCGCGAAGGCCGCCTGAATGCCCAGCTGCTGGGCCAATTGCGCAGGCCCGCGCGCGAAAAGCCGGCGGCCAGGCCGGCCGACAACGACCAGATGCGGCAGCTCGAGGATCGCTTCGACGAAGCGGTCGACCTGCTGCGCAAGACACGCTTCCAGGAAGGGGGACGCTTTGGCCTGCACCGCTATTCCAAGCAGTATCTTT
Above is a genomic segment from Bordetella genomosp. 11 containing:
- a CDS encoding TssQ family T6SS-associated lipoprotein; this encodes MKKSSFLSVLLAASASIAGCATTSPAQQQALAQVREQYLAGDYGGVIRTVATSETLAEAPDATRVEALKLQAYSYCLTQYTQLCQDGFVRILRIEPAFQLPSTEAGHPMWGPVFRHAQEIVRGGAA
- the tssJ gene encoding type VI secretion system lipoprotein TssJ gives rise to the protein MKRAGSILRVLAAAGLLGTVTLAGCSSTARQVPIPYAIVLTADPRVNPDVNQRPSPIQVTVYELKSPGTFESRDYFSLQGDPQAALGKDLLNTDQVIVRPGETQTLERPGSPDARVVGIVAGYRDLEHSQWRLVIPLPEAQNTNIYKVWQFSPNEEKIQIAVGTKGLSETERDRSWWPF
- the tssK gene encoding type VI secretion system baseplate subunit TssK, producing the protein MAQRNKVIWSEGMFLRPQHFQQFERYLEHAIQQRASAGQAFFWGYSHLAVDRDALALGKIALSEARGVLPDGTPFEFWQADEAPPALDVPPGTADTRVMLALPRRRAGAGDIAYEDTQATLARYLVEETEVEDSGSLGLEPALVQVGRLRLRLMLESELTDEWLGLGVARVLERRADNRVVLDDRYIPPWLACGTQAALRGYVQELYGLLDARSEALARRVAEPGRGGVAEVSDFMLLEAVNRYLGALWHARQVESLHPERLFHDWLMLACDLATYTSPTRRPEVLPDYAHDDLQATFLPLMEELRRSLSAVLEQRALRIPLHDRGQGVSVAQVPDLNLLRSAGFVLAVRADMPADTVRTRFPSQVKIGPVEKIRDLVHLQLPGVTVRALPVAPRQIPYSAGHVYFELDKSGDFWKQLERTGALALHLAGDFPGLAMEFWALRD
- a CDS encoding DotU family type VI secretion system protein, with the protein product MHASDSALPSPPGGIGDMGDMGAAASSRLRPHEYVISGSNPLVAAANPLLDLIPQIRATASHPSPAMLREHLLDEVRQFELRAQQAGIPNETILGARYCLCTALDEAAALTPWGGNGVWSAHSLLVTFHNETWGGEKFFQLLSRLSQNPSQHLDLLELLYYCLLLGFEGRYRVVDNGRSQLETLRQRLLRILRSARGEYPRELSPHWRDAPAQAQLRRLPVPLWAYGALAAVLALLLYLGLSWRLGGQSDQVFAAVNALKAPTVQIAAPPAPRPAPAPRLAVFLAPEIRDGLVTVQDQVDRSVVVLRGDGAFESGAAEVRGSYMTVLSRVADALRETHGVILVRGYTDNQPMRSARYPSNWHLSQARADTVKAILEQRLGQPGRVRAEGRGDADPMAPNDTPAGRALNRRVEITLMIPPVPRETTLEGAQP